The proteins below are encoded in one region of Penicillium psychrofluorescens genome assembly, chromosome: 4:
- a CDS encoding uncharacterized protein (ID:PFLUO_006134-T1.cds;~source:funannotate) — MDSKEGTEHVEMTDSPVPNDDFGFTPRQQRHIFHKIDRRLITGLGLLLGVSLMDRTNLGNASIAGMEKDLALNIGSRYSLIVLIFFVPYVLFQLPSSMIVRKLGPRQFLAGITFLWGIVMMCFAFVRDWKVMMGLRIILGTFEAGLFPGGVYLLSLWYPRYDVHKRYSSFYLISTVGASLSGVLAYGFMQMAGLGGLSAWEWIFIMEGLLTCVLAVIGYLLIISFPQDALKAHSFLSRQEIEFVLNQLDRDRHDAKEEVFSWSGFLKPALEWKIWGFAMIFL; from the exons ATGGATTCCAAGGAAGGCACCGAGCACGTCGAGATGACAGATAGTCCAGTCCCAAACGACGACTTCGGCTTTACGCcgcgccagcagcggcacATTTTTCACAAGATTGACCGAAGACTTATTACAGGCCTTGGTTTGTTGCTTGGCGTTAGTCTTATGGACCGCACCAATTTGGGCAATGCATCAATTGCAGG GATGGAGAAAGATCTAGCATTAAATATTGGGTCAAGATAT TCTCTCATTGtcttgattttcttcgtTCCCTATGTCCTCTTCCAACTGCCGAGCTCTATGATCGTCCGTAAGCTGGGTCCTCGGCAATTCCTCGCTGGTATCACCTTCTTGTGGGGGATTGTGATGATG TGTTTTGCTTTCGTTCGGGACtggaaggtgatgatgggGCTCCGCATCATTCTCGGTACCTTTGAAGCTGGGCTCTTCCCAGGGGGTGTTTACCTCCTCTCGCTGTGGTATCCTCGCT ATGATGTCCACAAACGCTACTCTTCCTTCTACTTGATAAGTACCGTCGGGGCTTCTCTCTCGGGTGTCCTCGCATACGGGTTCATGCAAATGGCCGGTCTTGGAGGCCTCAGTGCCTGGGAATGGATATTTATTATGGAGGGTCTTCTCACCTGTGTCTTAGCAGTGATCGGTTATTTGCTCATTATAAGCTTCCCTCAAGATGCGCTCAAGGCGCATAGTTTCCTGTCGCGACAGGAGATTGAATTTGTCCTGAACCAACTTGACAGGGATCGACATGATGCGAAAGAGGAGGTGTTCAGTTGGTCAGGATTTCTGAAACCCGCTCTCGAGTGGAAGATTTGGGGCTTTGCAATGATTTTCTTGTAA